A part of Saccharomonospora amisosensis genomic DNA contains:
- a CDS encoding mycofactocin system FadH/OYE family oxidoreductase 2, which translates to MNGRYRYLFSPLRIGPVTLANRVVFSAHLTNYATDGMPSAQHAAYYAARAAGGAGLIITEEHSTHPTDWPYEKLIHGFHPEVVAGYRRITEAVHAHGVPIFAQLNHNGGQASSMYSRLPVWAPSPVPDPLFREVPKAVSVAEIDEIVAGYARVATHCRQGGFDGVELQCSHSSIVRGFLSPATNLRDDDYGGPLENRARLLLRLVKAVREAIGPGMALGVRLCGDELIEGGTTIDEAVRVARWVEATGDVDYINTSIGVATSTLYMIEASMSIPPGYAMFIPSAIRKAVDLPVVGVGRFKDPLQADRALAEGHADLIGVVRGQIADADFVAKARAGRAGEIRTCLSCNQECVGRMGLNRWLGCIENPRTGKESVPLPHPVRRGRRVVVVGGGPAGLQAAATAAQRGHDVVLLERQPTTGGQVSVAASVPSRAEFLDVVRNALAECHRYGVDVRTGVTATAEEIAALRPEAVVLATGARPTPPHWAGGLDRVVDVRDVLEGRAAPEGEVCVIDDLGFHQATSVAELLADRGCSVRISTSGMVVGQDLGVTLDMETFNVRAAAKGIAQTTDEVVLEAAADTETSGVRLRMLKHTTGATAEVRFDWVVCATHQAPVDELWQELSGTADFEVHRVGDCVAPRRAHAAVVEGHRVAVAL; encoded by the coding sequence GGGTGGTGTTCTCCGCACACCTCACCAACTACGCGACCGACGGCATGCCGAGTGCACAGCACGCCGCCTACTACGCGGCCCGCGCGGCTGGTGGCGCCGGGCTGATCATCACCGAGGAGCACTCCACCCACCCGACGGACTGGCCCTACGAGAAGCTGATCCACGGCTTCCACCCCGAGGTGGTCGCGGGCTACCGCCGAATCACCGAGGCGGTGCACGCACACGGGGTGCCGATCTTCGCCCAGCTCAACCACAACGGTGGCCAGGCCTCCAGCATGTACTCGCGGCTGCCGGTGTGGGCACCGTCGCCGGTGCCCGACCCGCTGTTTCGCGAGGTCCCCAAGGCGGTTTCGGTCGCGGAGATCGACGAGATCGTCGCCGGGTACGCCAGGGTGGCCACGCATTGCAGGCAGGGTGGCTTCGACGGTGTGGAACTACAGTGCTCGCACTCCTCCATCGTGCGAGGGTTCCTCTCCCCCGCCACGAACCTGCGTGACGACGACTACGGCGGACCGCTGGAGAACCGGGCTCGGCTGCTGCTGCGGCTGGTGAAGGCCGTGCGGGAAGCGATCGGGCCTGGCATGGCGCTCGGCGTGCGGCTGTGTGGCGACGAGCTCATCGAGGGCGGCACCACCATCGACGAGGCCGTGCGGGTGGCGCGGTGGGTGGAGGCCACGGGCGACGTCGACTACATCAACACCTCGATCGGTGTGGCAACCTCCACGCTCTACATGATCGAGGCTTCGATGAGCATCCCACCCGGGTACGCGATGTTCATCCCCAGCGCCATCCGTAAGGCGGTTGACCTGCCCGTGGTTGGCGTCGGCAGGTTCAAGGACCCGCTACAGGCCGACCGCGCGCTCGCCGAGGGCCACGCCGACCTCATCGGCGTGGTGCGCGGGCAGATCGCCGACGCCGATTTCGTGGCGAAGGCACGCGCGGGGCGGGCGGGCGAGATCCGCACCTGCCTTTCCTGCAACCAGGAATGTGTCGGACGCATGGGGCTCAACCGCTGGCTCGGTTGTATCGAGAACCCGCGCACCGGCAAGGAGAGCGTGCCGCTTCCCCACCCGGTTCGGCGAGGACGCAGGGTCGTTGTGGTAGGCGGTGGCCCCGCGGGGCTGCAGGCGGCGGCTACGGCGGCGCAACGCGGACACGACGTGGTGCTGCTGGAGCGGCAACCCACTACCGGGGGCCAGGTGAGTGTGGCGGCGAGCGTGCCGAGCCGCGCGGAGTTCCTCGACGTGGTGCGCAACGCGTTGGCGGAGTGCCACCGCTACGGCGTGGACGTGCGCACCGGCGTCACGGCCACGGCCGAGGAGATCGCGGCGCTTCGCCCGGAGGCCGTCGTGCTCGCCACCGGGGCCAGGCCGACGCCACCGCACTGGGCCGGTGGGCTGGACCGCGTCGTCGACGTGCGTGACGTGCTGGAAGGCCGTGCCGCGCCGGAGGGCGAGGTGTGTGTCATCGACGATCTCGGTTTCCACCAGGCGACCTCGGTGGCGGAGCTGCTGGCCGACCGTGGCTGCTCGGTGCGGATCTCCACCTCCGGCATGGTGGTGGGCCAGGACCTGGGCGTCACGCTGGACATGGAGACGTTCAACGTGCGCGCCGCCGCGAAGGGCATCGCGCAGACCACCGACGAGGTGGTGCTTGAGGCAGCGGCGGACACCGAGACATCGGGCGTGCGGCTGCGGATGTTGAAGCACACCACCGGCGCCACCGCCGAAGTGCGGTTCGACTGGGTGGTGTGCGCGACACACCAGGCGCCGGTGGACGAGCTGTGGCAGGAACTGTCCGGCACGGCCGACTTCGAGGTGCACAGGGTGGGCGACTGCGTGGCGCCGCGCAGGGCACACGCGGCCGTCGTCGAGGGACACCGGGTGGCGGTGGCGCTGTGA
- a CDS encoding mycofactocin-associated electron transfer flavoprotein alpha subunit (Built with help from friend_finder, bracket5, and grep mycofactocin) yields the protein MKAIETLAPGCDTLAVLVIREGTAPLGADEAVAEAGGTALLAGSGCREAVDQLPPLRRAWCAELGEFAPSAWARALAGPLRGVPRVVLPASPDGRDLAPRLSAELTRPLLAGAVRVGETSVELARWDSRVAVTVEASGPFVATLLPGVRGSVPLDGSPELADLDVKVNPAGDAKVLEVLDPDPATADLAEAPRILGAGAGLASGELSGPDAVALLGKVAAALGASVGATRVVTDAGWAPYERQIGTTGVVVDPDLYVAFGVSGATQHTGGLGAPRHVVSVNTDASSPMTAMADLGLVTDAQALLRELARRLSGSDDA from the coding sequence GTGAAGGCGATCGAGACGCTGGCACCCGGCTGCGACACGCTGGCCGTGTTGGTGATCCGGGAGGGAACAGCTCCGCTCGGAGCGGACGAGGCGGTCGCCGAGGCCGGTGGCACGGCTCTGCTCGCGGGTTCGGGCTGCCGCGAGGCGGTGGACCAACTTCCTCCGCTGCGCCGCGCGTGGTGCGCGGAACTCGGCGAGTTCGCGCCGTCGGCGTGGGCGCGGGCGCTGGCGGGTCCGCTGCGTGGCGTGCCCCGGGTGGTGCTGCCCGCCTCCCCCGACGGGCGCGACCTCGCGCCCCGGCTGTCCGCCGAGTTGACGAGGCCGCTGCTGGCAGGCGCTGTGCGGGTCGGCGAGACGTCGGTCGAGCTGGCCAGGTGGGACTCCAGGGTCGCGGTGACCGTCGAGGCGAGCGGCCCGTTCGTAGCCACACTGCTGCCGGGTGTGCGCGGCAGCGTGCCGCTCGACGGCTCACCGGAGCTCGCCGACCTCGACGTCAAGGTGAACCCCGCTGGCGACGCGAAGGTGCTGGAAGTGCTCGACCCAGATCCCGCGACGGCCGACCTCGCCGAGGCGCCACGCATCCTCGGTGCGGGCGCGGGGCTCGCCTCGGGCGAGCTTTCCGGCCCGGACGCCGTGGCGCTGCTCGGCAAGGTCGCAGCGGCGCTGGGGGCTTCGGTTGGCGCCACCAGGGTCGTCACCGACGCGGGCTGGGCGCCCTACGAGCGGCAGATCGGCACCACCGGCGTGGTCGTGGACCCGGACCTCTACGTGGCGTTCGGCGTGTCCGGTGCCACGCAGCACACCGGTGGGCTCGGCGCGCCACGGCACGTGGTGTCGGTGAACACCGACGCCAGTTCACCGATGACGGCGATGGCCGATCTCGGGCTGGTTACCGACGCGCAGGCACTGCTGAGGGAGCTGGCCCGCCGACTGAGTGGGAGCGATGATGCGTGA
- a CDS encoding FAD-dependent oxidoreductase, which yields MMRDRAGPSGAAVTVEPPATTDFDAIVVGAGPAGSAAALELARAGHSVALLERGPFPGSKNVYGGVVYGRVLDELIPDWFERAPVQRWITRRQTMLLSDERSLTVDFRSQNWGSAPYNGATTYRAEFDSWLADHAQQAGAVLVPSTVVTSLLRTSGGRVVGVRTDREQGDLTARVVIACDGVNSFLAKQAGLYPGEHAEHTTLGVKETLALPKETIDERFGVSGSDGVDIEILGGTGGVPGGGFVYTNHDTLSVGLVLGLPGLAKAGLRPEEILAELKRHPSIRPLVRGAELVEYSAHLIPEGGYRTMPRLVGDGLLVAGDAAAMCLAAGIWLEGVNFALGSGMYAGRAAARALAADDPKRLREYRTLLADSFVLADHRKLRNAPALVLSDRVQQRYPGLVCDLVEGMFTVENPAPKPGLRRLLRRSAKRNGVGLHQLARDALTGLRSFG from the coding sequence ATGATGCGTGACAGGGCAGGCCCCTCCGGGGCGGCCGTCACGGTGGAACCACCGGCTACCACCGACTTCGACGCGATCGTGGTGGGCGCGGGGCCCGCGGGCTCAGCCGCGGCGCTGGAGCTGGCCAGGGCAGGCCACTCCGTCGCGCTGCTGGAGCGTGGCCCGTTCCCCGGCTCGAAGAACGTCTACGGCGGTGTGGTGTACGGCCGGGTGCTCGACGAGCTGATCCCAGACTGGTTCGAGCGGGCGCCGGTACAACGCTGGATCACCCGGCGCCAGACGATGCTGCTGTCCGACGAGCGTTCGCTGACCGTCGACTTCCGCAGCCAGAACTGGGGCAGCGCGCCCTACAACGGCGCCACCACCTACCGCGCCGAGTTCGACAGCTGGCTCGCCGACCACGCACAGCAGGCCGGCGCCGTGCTCGTGCCGTCCACAGTGGTCACCTCGCTGCTTCGTACGAGCGGAGGGCGGGTGGTCGGCGTGCGCACCGACCGGGAGCAGGGCGACCTCACGGCCAGGGTGGTAATCGCCTGCGACGGGGTGAACTCCTTCCTCGCCAAGCAGGCCGGGCTCTACCCCGGCGAGCATGCCGAGCACACCACGCTCGGGGTGAAGGAAACCCTCGCGCTACCGAAGGAGACCATCGACGAACGCTTCGGCGTGAGCGGGTCCGACGGTGTGGACATCGAGATACTCGGTGGCACCGGTGGCGTTCCCGGCGGTGGGTTCGTCTACACCAACCACGACACGCTCAGCGTCGGTCTCGTCCTCGGCCTGCCCGGCCTGGCGAAGGCGGGGCTGCGCCCGGAGGAGATCCTCGCCGAGTTGAAGCGGCACCCTTCGATCCGGCCGCTGGTGCGTGGAGCCGAGCTGGTGGAGTACTCCGCGCACCTGATTCCCGAGGGCGGCTACCGGACGATGCCTCGACTCGTCGGCGACGGGCTGCTGGTGGCGGGTGACGCGGCGGCGATGTGCCTTGCCGCCGGAATCTGGCTGGAGGGCGTCAACTTCGCGCTCGGCTCTGGCATGTACGCGGGTCGCGCGGCGGCACGTGCGCTGGCCGCCGACGACCCGAAGCGGCTGCGGGAGTACCGGACGCTGCTGGCGGACTCGTTCGTACTCGCCGACCACAGGAAGCTACGCAACGCACCCGCGCTGGTGCTTTCCGACCGCGTGCAGCAGCGCTACCCGGGCCTGGTTTGCGACCTCGTGGAGGGCATGTTCACGGTGGAGAACCCGGCCCCGAAGCCGGGCCTTCGCAGGCTGCTGCGCCGCTCGGCCAAACGTAACGGCGTGGGCCTGCACCAACTGGCCAGGGATGCGCTGACCGGCCTGCGCTCGTTCGGATGA
- a CDS encoding ferredoxin family protein yields the protein MTQRYADLAFDDRMARVDFRVATNAHIVVDTDVCRSCTTKACVHACPANLFVPTDDGGILFNYEQCFECGTCYLVCDGGNAISWSYPDGGQGVVFRHG from the coding sequence ATGACCCAGCGATACGCCGACCTCGCCTTCGACGACCGGATGGCGCGCGTCGACTTCCGCGTGGCGACGAACGCGCACATCGTCGTCGACACCGACGTCTGCCGCTCATGCACCACCAAGGCATGCGTACATGCCTGCCCCGCCAACCTGTTCGTGCCCACCGACGACGGCGGGATCCTGTTCAACTACGAGCAGTGCTTCGAGTGCGGCACGTGCTACCTGGTGTGCGACGGCGGCAACGCCATCAGCTGGAGCTACCCCGACGGCGGGCAGGGCGTGGTGTTCCGCCATGGCTGA
- a CDS encoding mycofactocin-associated electron transfer flavoprotein beta subunit produces MADSGSGPLVVVAMRWVDTHARVDALTGRVSTDARGAGPSEADRCALEHGLRIAQAAAGRCVAVSLAPEPATDMLRDALACGAHAVLRVDPGHAAGAGNTDDRADSGAATAQALAQAVRDELGHPDLVLTGDHSADRGTGATPAFLAAELGCAQALGLVELSYTDGHLVGLRRLDRGRRERLAIPLPAVCSVEPAGVRLRRANLRATLAARTATIPVVPSDPAALAAQPVAVRSVRPYRPRAKELPPPQGSDPRQRLLRLTGAHEEREPPRVVVTDDAGRAADELLDYLRGKGFLA; encoded by the coding sequence ATGGCTGACAGCGGTTCGGGCCCGCTCGTCGTGGTGGCCATGCGCTGGGTGGACACGCACGCCCGCGTCGACGCGCTGACGGGCCGGGTGAGCACCGACGCGCGCGGTGCCGGCCCCAGCGAGGCCGATCGCTGCGCGCTGGAACACGGACTGCGCATCGCGCAGGCGGCTGCCGGGCGTTGCGTGGCTGTTTCACTCGCACCCGAACCCGCCACCGACATGCTGCGTGACGCCCTCGCCTGCGGCGCGCACGCGGTGCTGCGGGTCGACCCAGGGCACGCGGCGGGAGCCGGGAACACCGACGACCGGGCCGACTCCGGCGCGGCAACCGCGCAAGCGCTTGCGCAGGCGGTGCGCGACGAACTGGGGCACCCTGACCTGGTGCTGACCGGTGACCACTCCGCCGACCGAGGAACCGGGGCCACCCCTGCGTTCCTCGCCGCCGAACTCGGCTGCGCGCAAGCCCTCGGACTCGTCGAGTTGAGCTACACCGACGGGCACCTCGTCGGGCTGCGAAGGCTCGACCGGGGCCGCAGGGAGCGGCTCGCGATACCGCTTCCCGCCGTCTGTTCCGTCGAACCGGCTGGGGTCCGGCTGCGCAGGGCGAACCTGCGCGCCACACTCGCGGCGCGCACGGCCACCATCCCGGTAGTGCCCTCCGACCCCGCCGCGCTCGCGGCGCAACCGGTAGCGGTCCGCTCGGTGCGCCCCTACCGCCCGCGCGCCAAGGAACTGCCACCCCCGCAGGGCTCCGATCCCCGGCAGCGGCTGTTGCGACTGACCGGGGCACACGAAGAGCGGGAACCACCCAGGGTGGTCGTCACCGACGACGCTGGCCGCGCCGCTGACGAGTTGCTCGACTACCTACGCGGTAAGGGCTTCCTGGCATGA
- a CDS encoding mycofactocin-coupled SDR family oxidoreductase, producing MTAPPTDGSRVALVTGAGRGIGAAVVHRMARSGWRVVATDRCTDDRRVPYPLASREQLAAVAAQHPETVVDAVADVQDLDALRRAVDLARERFGGLDAAVAGAGLIAGGKPLWETGEAEWDALFSVGVNGVANLARAAVPALLERPRPRNGRFVALASAAAHHGLWHLAGYNAAKHAVVGLVKGLANDLRGTGVCATAVSPGSTRTDMLAATARLYDLDEVEEFATHQLVDRLLDADEVAAAVCFLCSPESSAITGTVVHADGGFTP from the coding sequence ATGACGGCGCCGCCCACGGACGGCAGCAGGGTCGCGCTGGTCACCGGAGCGGGCCGCGGCATCGGCGCGGCGGTGGTGCACCGCATGGCCCGTTCCGGCTGGCGCGTCGTGGCCACCGACCGCTGCACCGACGATCGCCGCGTGCCCTACCCGCTCGCCAGCCGCGAGCAACTGGCCGCCGTCGCCGCCCAGCACCCCGAAACGGTCGTCGACGCCGTCGCCGACGTACAGGATCTTGACGCGCTGCGGCGCGCGGTCGACCTCGCTCGGGAACGCTTCGGCGGCCTCGATGCCGCGGTCGCGGGCGCGGGGCTCATCGCGGGAGGCAAGCCGCTGTGGGAAACCGGCGAGGCCGAGTGGGACGCGCTGTTCTCCGTCGGGGTGAACGGTGTCGCCAACCTCGCGCGTGCAGCCGTTCCCGCACTGCTTGAGCGACCCCGGCCGCGTAACGGGCGGTTCGTCGCGCTGGCCTCGGCGGCCGCGCACCACGGGCTGTGGCATCTTGCCGGATACAACGCCGCGAAGCACGCGGTCGTGGGCCTCGTCAAGGGACTTGCCAACGACCTGCGAGGCACCGGTGTCTGCGCCACCGCGGTCTCTCCCGGCTCGACGCGCACCGACATGCTCGCGGCCACGGCACGGCTGTACGACCTCGACGAGGTCGAGGAGTTCGCCACGCACCAGTTGGTGGACCGGCTGCTCGACGCCGACGAGGTGGCGGCCGCCGTTTGTTTCCTGTGCTCACCGGAATCCAGCGCGATCACAGGCACCGTGGTGCACGCCGACGGTGGTTTCACGCCATGA
- the mftF gene encoding mycofactocin biosynthesis glycosyltransferase MftF (Members of this protein family, MftF, are glycosyltransferases, members of PF00535 (glycosyl transferase family 2). The encoding gene is found as part of the mycofactocin cassette, in Mycobacterium tuberculosis, many other Actinobacteria, and occasional members of other lineages. Mycofactocin itself, a putative redox carrier, is a heavily modified derivative of the C-terminal Val-Tyr dipeptide of the mycofactocin precursor MftA (TIGR03969).) yields MKAGTRLTLDASVRRRGALLIGGSPLRLVRLGGSGARLLQRWSSGEPVGESERERELARRLVRAGLVHPRPPSGPAPADVTLVVPVKDNAAGVRRLLDATGELANRVVVDDGSAVPLAEATVRHDRAMGPAAARNAGWALASTPLVAFLDADTVPQPGWLDAVLAQFGDDDVVAVAPRVVGAHGHGVLARYEAHRSSLDLGPHPAPVRPMSRVSYVPSAALVVRRDALAAVAGFDTGLRFGEDVDLVWRLLRIGSVRYEPSATVTHEPRPALLPWLRQRFEYGTSAAPLSRRHPGLLSCARLSVWSAVSWALLAAGRPLPALALAAATAALLPRKLRGRGVPVSESLRLAGLGHLGAGRLLAEATRRAWWPATLLSGCGRAALLASLLPCVVDSVGRSPAWLALRVADDLAYGAGVWAGCVRHRTLAPLLPQFTEAAPR; encoded by the coding sequence ATGAAGGCGGGCACCCGGCTCACCCTCGACGCTTCCGTGCGGCGCAGGGGCGCGCTGCTGATCGGCGGGTCACCGCTTCGGCTGGTGCGGCTAGGCGGTAGCGGCGCTCGACTGCTGCAGCGCTGGTCGTCCGGCGAGCCGGTCGGCGAGAGCGAGCGGGAGCGCGAACTGGCCCGGCGCCTCGTGCGGGCCGGGTTGGTGCACCCGAGACCGCCCTCGGGACCGGCGCCCGCCGACGTGACGCTCGTGGTGCCGGTCAAGGACAACGCGGCGGGAGTGCGGCGGCTGCTCGACGCGACCGGGGAACTGGCCAACCGCGTCGTCGTCGACGACGGCTCGGCCGTCCCGCTGGCCGAGGCCACCGTGCGACACGACCGCGCCATGGGACCAGCGGCCGCCCGCAACGCGGGTTGGGCGCTGGCCTCGACGCCGCTGGTGGCGTTCCTCGACGCCGACACCGTGCCCCAGCCCGGGTGGCTGGACGCGGTGCTGGCCCAGTTCGGCGACGACGACGTCGTAGCGGTGGCGCCGCGCGTCGTAGGCGCGCACGGCCACGGCGTGCTTGCCAGGTACGAGGCACACCGCTCGAGCCTGGACCTGGGACCGCACCCGGCCCCGGTACGCCCGATGAGCCGGGTCAGCTACGTGCCGAGCGCGGCGCTCGTCGTGCGCAGGGACGCGCTGGCCGCCGTGGCAGGGTTCGACACCGGACTTCGGTTCGGCGAGGACGTGGACCTGGTGTGGCGGCTGCTGCGGATCGGCTCGGTGCGCTACGAGCCGTCGGCGACCGTGACCCATGAGCCACGCCCCGCTCTGTTGCCGTGGTTGCGGCAGCGGTTCGAGTACGGCACGTCGGCGGCCCCACTGTCGCGCAGGCACCCGGGGTTGCTCAGTTGCGCGAGGCTGTCGGTATGGAGCGCGGTCTCGTGGGCGCTGCTGGCGGCAGGCAGACCGCTGCCTGCGCTTGCGCTCGCGGCGGCGACGGCGGCGCTGCTGCCGCGCAAGCTGCGTGGCCGCGGTGTTCCGGTGAGCGAGTCGCTGCGGCTGGCGGGACTGGGCCACCTCGGCGCGGGCCGGCTGCTCGCCGAGGCGACTCGCAGGGCTTGGTGGCCCGCGACGCTGCTGAGCGGCTGCGGCCGCGCGGCGCTGCTGGCCTCGCTACTTCCGTGCGTGGTGGATTCGGTGGGCCGTTCCCCGGCGTGGCTGGCGCTGCGGGTGGCCGACGATCTCGCCTACGGCGCGGGAGTGTGGGCCGGTTGCGTGCGGCACCGCACGCTGGCGCCGCTGCTGCCGCAGTTCACCGAGGCGGCACCGAGGTGA
- the mftE gene encoding mycofactocin biosynthesis peptidyl-dipeptidase MftE, producing MTDLGALRSPEVPRAILAVPLGATEQHGPHLPLHTDTAIAVELCERLAARVAGVVVAPPLPFGSSGEHAGFAGTLSIGGPALELVVVELVRSADHFAATVLVNGHGGNAAPLARAVRTLRNEGRDVLSWAPSGRQDDSHAGRTETSVMLALRPAEVRLSAARAGNTEPLPRLWNRLRQGGVRTVSINGVLGDPDGACALEGEELLATWSDALVSTVRDWLGQ from the coding sequence GTGACCGACCTCGGCGCGCTGCGGTCCCCGGAAGTTCCACGCGCGATACTCGCCGTTCCGCTGGGCGCGACCGAACAGCACGGTCCTCACCTACCGCTGCACACCGACACCGCGATCGCGGTGGAGTTGTGCGAGCGTCTCGCCGCCAGGGTCGCCGGAGTCGTCGTCGCCCCACCACTGCCGTTCGGGTCGAGCGGGGAGCACGCCGGTTTCGCGGGCACCCTTTCCATCGGCGGCCCCGCGCTGGAACTGGTGGTGGTAGAACTCGTCCGTTCCGCCGACCACTTCGCCGCGACGGTTCTGGTCAACGGGCACGGAGGCAACGCGGCACCGTTGGCGAGAGCCGTTCGCACGCTGCGGAACGAGGGCCGCGACGTGCTGTCGTGGGCGCCGAGCGGGCGCCAGGACGACTCCCACGCAGGCCGCACCGAGACGTCGGTCATGCTCGCGCTTCGCCCCGCCGAGGTCCGGCTCTCGGCGGCGAGAGCGGGCAACACCGAGCCGCTGCCTCGGTTGTGGAACCGTCTGCGCCAAGGCGGTGTACGCACCGTGAGCATCAACGGCGTGCTCGGTGACCCCGATGGCGCCTGTGCCCTCGAAGGCGAGGAACTGCTGGCGACCTGGTCGGACGCCCTGGTCAGCACCGTGCGCGACTGGTTGGGGCAGTAG
- a CDS encoding PaaX family transcriptional regulator, translated as MVTSAGQRRGKPVVSRRREVSHTSARSLLMTMLGEFVLPRGRPVWTSVLVDALAMFEVEEKSARQALARTAAEGWLESERVGRRVRWSLTPQGRKLLTEGARRIYDFGSRERSWDGQWLLVLVSVPEPKRDLRHRLRTKLTWAGFGSPDPGVWITPHVDRESEAVGIVAELALENAMSFVGPYGAIGDEATMVARAWDLRDLGARYEAFIAEFASLDPRGGDAVLHAQTRLVHEWRRFPFLDPQLPEQLLPADWSGNQAAEIFHRRHAEWRPAAQRRWEERLAGEEAA; from the coding sequence ATGGTGACCTCAGCCGGGCAACGACGCGGCAAGCCGGTGGTCAGCAGGCGCCGCGAGGTGAGCCACACCAGCGCGCGCTCGCTGCTGATGACAATGCTCGGCGAATTCGTACTCCCGCGCGGTCGTCCGGTGTGGACATCGGTGTTGGTCGACGCGCTCGCGATGTTCGAGGTGGAGGAGAAGTCGGCGAGGCAGGCACTGGCACGCACCGCGGCGGAGGGCTGGCTGGAGTCGGAGCGCGTCGGCAGGAGGGTGCGCTGGTCGCTGACACCGCAGGGCCGCAAGCTGCTCACCGAAGGCGCGAGGCGCATCTACGACTTCGGCAGCCGCGAGCGGAGTTGGGACGGGCAGTGGCTGCTGGTGCTGGTCTCGGTTCCCGAGCCCAAACGCGACCTGCGCCACCGGTTGCGGACCAAGCTGACCTGGGCGGGCTTCGGCTCACCCGACCCCGGCGTGTGGATAACGCCGCATGTCGACAGGGAGTCCGAAGCGGTCGGCATCGTGGCCGAGCTCGCACTGGAAAACGCGATGTCGTTCGTAGGTCCCTACGGCGCGATCGGGGACGAGGCCACGATGGTCGCGCGAGCGTGGGACCTGCGTGACCTCGGCGCGCGCTACGAGGCGTTCATCGCCGAGTTCGCCTCGCTCGACCCGAGAGGCGGCGACGCCGTGCTGCACGCGCAGACCCGGCTGGTGCACGAATGGCGCCGGTTTCCGTTCCTCGACCCGCAGTTGCCGGAGCAGCTGCTGCCCGCGGACTGGAGCGGCAACCAGGCAGCCGAGATTTTCCACCGCAGGCACGCCGAGTGGCGTCCTGCGGCCCAGCGGCGTTGGGAGGAGCGGCTCGCAGGCGAGGAAGCCGCCTAG
- a CDS encoding amidohydrolase family protein yields the protein MIDGYEVVDAHVHVPALATVKPSWLDWADRFSGPHPWRSVYDEAGNPVPRRLDELFEHEGVDRALLFCEYSPRATGIQPIEDNLPFVEYNPARFRLVANVNPHLHYPVAAEVRRQLELGAVALKLHPVHAGFSPADKELYPTYQLCAERGTPVILHSGTSSFPGARARYGNPELLVDVVEDFPELPFVFAHGGRGWWYDVAAFLALSKDNVWLDLAGLPPRKLPEYYARFDLARLARRFVFGTDWPGVPGAARNVRALAELGLEQDVLADVLAGNADKLY from the coding sequence GTGATCGACGGATACGAGGTCGTCGACGCGCACGTGCACGTCCCCGCGCTGGCGACGGTGAAGCCCTCCTGGCTGGACTGGGCAGACCGGTTCTCCGGCCCGCATCCGTGGCGGTCGGTGTACGACGAAGCGGGCAACCCGGTGCCGAGGCGGTTGGACGAGCTGTTCGAGCACGAGGGTGTCGACAGGGCGTTGCTGTTCTGCGAGTACAGCCCACGCGCGACCGGCATCCAGCCGATCGAGGACAACCTCCCGTTCGTCGAGTACAACCCCGCACGGTTTCGGCTCGTCGCCAACGTCAATCCGCACCTGCACTACCCGGTGGCCGCCGAGGTGCGCCGGCAGCTGGAGCTCGGGGCGGTCGCGCTGAAGCTGCACCCGGTGCACGCCGGTTTCTCCCCGGCCGACAAGGAGTTGTACCCCACGTACCAGTTGTGCGCCGAGCGCGGTACGCCGGTGATCCTGCACTCCGGCACCAGCAGCTTTCCCGGCGCACGTGCCAGGTACGGCAATCCGGAACTGCTCGTCGACGTCGTCGAGGACTTCCCGGAACTGCCTTTCGTCTTCGCGCACGGTGGGCGCGGGTGGTGGTACGACGTGGCGGCGTTTCTGGCGCTGAGCAAGGACAACGTGTGGCTCGACCTCGCGGGGCTACCGCCGAGGAAGCTGCCGGAGTACTACGCGCGCTTCGATCTCGCTCGGCTGGCTCGCAGGTTCGTGTTCGGCACAGACTGGCCTGGCGTGCCCGGCGCCGCCCGCAACGTGCGCGCGCTGGCAGAACTCGGGCTGGAACAGGATGTACTCGCGGACGTGCTGGCAGGAAACGCCGACAAGCTCTACTGA